The DNA region TCCGAAGACTCTGATAAGGGTGTCGGCGTCGAAGTTTCGAAAGGAGACTTCGAGAGTCTGTGGATCGAAATCGAAAACGTCGATGGCGGGTTCATGATTTACGAGGGGGTTGATCGCCCCTCTATTTACATCAACGACGATGAGTACTATACTGCGGGTGATATCTGTTACAAGAAGAGTTTCGGCGCCGACTGTGTAGAGGGCTCCCTTGACGAAGAAACCCAGGAGTCCTTCTATTTAAGCGCCGAGATTCGCGTCTACGGTATCCTTGATGGAGAGCAGACGCTATTGGAGACGTATGCACACAAGTGAAAACCGTAGTGTGCTTATTCTACCACCGTGGGAGGCCTAGACTGAAAGTGGTGTGTACATCGCCTATACTGAGCGTTCGACCCTTCACGCGGATCGCGCTCTACCGAGTGCCACATTCGCGCTCTCTATTCGCACGACAACCGAAATGTATCGCCATAGATGGGTCTCACCGAGGCACAGTTCGCATCGTCTTTCCGCGACGAGGAACTGGACGCGAATAATCGAAAATAGCCACCTTAATGGTTCCATTCGTGCAATTCTTGCACAATGGTACACGGGAAGATGTCTGCGTCCGGCCACGAACAGGTAACGCACTTCGTCGACGACGAAACCGGCCTCGAGGCGATCGTCGCCATCCACGACACGACGCTCGGTCCCTCCCTCGGTGGCACCCGACTCCTGCCCTACGAGAGCCACGACGCCGCCCTGCGCGACGTCATGCGCCTCTCGCGCGCGATGACCTACAAGGCGGCCGCCGCGGACCTCGACCTGGGCGGCGGGAAGGCCGTCATCCGCGCCGATCCGACCGAGAAGACCGAGGACCTGATGGCCGCCTACGGGCGAATGATCGACCGACTCGGCGGGTACTACATCACCTCCGTCGACGTCAACACCGGCGTCGCGGACATGGACGTGATCGCGGGCGAAACCGACCACGTCGTCGGAACCAGCGCAGGACTCGGAGACCCCTCGCCGATCACGTCTCGCGGCGTCTTCGAGGGGCTTCGGGCCTGCGTCGAGGCCACCTACGGGACGCCGGACGTGGACGGCCTCTCCGTCGTCGTCCAGGGCGTCGGGAAAGTCGGCAGCGGCCTCGCCGAACTCCTCGACGAGCACGGTGCCGAGGTCGCGGTGAGCGACATCGACGAGGAGGCGACGGCCGCGCTCGCCCGCGAGTACGGCTTCGAGACCGTCGCCCCCTCCGCCGTCTACGAACAGCCCTGTGACGTCTTCGCCCCCTGTGCGATCGGCGGCGTCGTCAACGACGAGACGGTTCCCCAACTCGAGTGCGACATCGTTGCCGGTGGGGCGAACAACATCCTCGACGAGCGAGCCCACGCGCAGGCGCTTCGCGACCGGGACATTCTCTACGCGCCTGATTACGTGCTCAACGCAGGCGGCCTGATCACCGTCGCGGCCGAACACACCGGCGACACGCGAGAACAGGCGCTCGCCGACGCGATGGCCATCGGCGACCGGACCCGGACGCTCATCGAGCGCGCGGACGCCGAGGACGTGACCATCCTCGAGGCCGCGGATCGGTACGCGCTCGAGCGGATCGAGGCGGCGAGAGCCGAGGCGACGTCTCCGTCGTCTAGGTAGGTACCTGAGCCCGGTCTCGGCCCCGATCTCGATCTCTCGGATCGAGTCGCTCCCGCATCCCGAATTTTACCGAATACCGCCGTCTCGAGCCGCAGCCTGGACGACGCTCACGCCGCGTTTGACCGCCGCGGCGCGCTCGAGAAAGACGAGCGTCTTCGCCGGCGTCGTCGCCTTCGGGCGCGTTCGCAAGTCGGCCTCCCCGGCGGCGTCGACGGCCGCTTCTCGTCCCTGGCCGAACTCGAGGTGGGCCCGATCCGGATGAACGAAGACGCGAGCGAGGCGTTCCAGTGGGTCACCGTCCTCGTCCGCGAACGAAATATCGAACGCGCGAGCGCCGCCGACTGCCGGTTCGACGTCGCGATCGGCGTTCGTCACCGCGAGTGACGCGAGTTCGTCGTCTGCCCGCCCGTCGATTTCGGAAGCGAGCAACTCGGCGATCCGCCGGCCGTCGGTGATCCGATCCTCGACCATACGCGCCGTTGTCTCCGGTCAGGCTAACCGTCTTCGATCAACGCCGAGCGGGCTGCGGGGGCGAGTTCGTCGACGTCGATCCCCTCACCACTGGCGTAGACGACCGCGGCGGCCTCGATCGTGATCGCGTACTCCTGCTGGAGCGAGTTGATCGCGCCGACGGCCTCGTGCTTTTCGACGCCCGATGCGACCAGCGCGTCCAGCACGCGCTCGAACGTCGA from Natronosalvus rutilus includes:
- a CDS encoding Leu/Phe/Val dehydrogenase, with the translated sequence MVHGKMSASGHEQVTHFVDDETGLEAIVAIHDTTLGPSLGGTRLLPYESHDAALRDVMRLSRAMTYKAAAADLDLGGGKAVIRADPTEKTEDLMAAYGRMIDRLGGYYITSVDVNTGVADMDVIAGETDHVVGTSAGLGDPSPITSRGVFEGLRACVEATYGTPDVDGLSVVVQGVGKVGSGLAELLDEHGAEVAVSDIDEEATAALAREYGFETVAPSAVYEQPCDVFAPCAIGGVVNDETVPQLECDIVAGGANNILDERAHAQALRDRDILYAPDYVLNAGGLITVAAEHTGDTREQALADAMAIGDRTRTLIERADAEDVTILEAADRYALERIEAARAEATSPSSR